A region of Jaculus jaculus isolate mJacJac1 chromosome 16, mJacJac1.mat.Y.cur, whole genome shotgun sequence DNA encodes the following proteins:
- the LOC101611696 gene encoding olfactory receptor 14A16-like, translating to MGNVTPESSFFLMGFSDTREGRIMHALLFSAVYLMSLLGNLLIIILTVVDRQLHTPMYFFLKNLSLLDLCLISVTVPKSITNSLLNRNTISFSGCVSQVFLFFFLATTEVALLTVMSYDRYVAICHPLRYDIIMSHQACMQMAASSWASGWVNAILHTAATFSVPMCEFPDIHQFFCDVPQLLSLACSYNLGEFTVIGLSLALDFVCFVFIDISYVHIFSAVLKMPSRESRTKAFSTCLPHLTVVTLFLSSGFFAYLHPLPKSPSTISLLVSVFYTVVPPTMNPLIYSLRNKDVKMALRRLGVSTCCSSG from the coding sequence ATGGGTAACGTCACCCCCGAGAGCTCCTTCTTCCTCATGGGCTTCTCAGATACCCGAGAGGGTCGGATCATGCACGCCCTGCTCTTCTCAGCAGTTTACCTGATGTCCCTCCTGGGAAACCTGCTCATCATCATTCTCACCGTCGTGGATCGGCAGCTGCACACACCCATGTACTTCTTTCTGAAGAACTTATCCTTGCTTGACCTGTGCCTAATTTCCGTCACTGTTCCCAAGTCTATCACAAACTCTCTGCTGAATAGAAACACCATTTCATTCTCTGGATGTGTTTCCCaggtttttctcttctttttcttagcCACTACAGAAGTAGCTCTCCTCACAGTCATGTCCTATGACCGCTACGTTGCCATCTGCCATCCACTCAGGTATGACATCatcatgagccaccaagcctgcaTGCAGATGGCTGCCTCCTCATGGGCCAGTGGATGGGTCAATGCAATTCTGCACACAGCTGCCACGTTTTCTGTCCCAATGTGTGAGTTTCCTGACATTCACCAGTTTTTCTGTGATGTCCCACAGCTACTTTCCCTGGCCTGTTCTTACAACTTAGGAGAATTCACAGTCATTGGGCTCAGCCTGGCAttggattttgtttgctttgtgttcatTGACATTTCTTACGTTCACATCTTCTCTGCTGTACTAAAGATGCCTTCGAGAGAAAGCAGAACCAAAGCTTTCTCCACGTGTCTCCCTCACCTCACTGTTGTGACTCTTTTTCTCTCGTCTGGGTTTTTTGCCTATTTACATccacttcccaaatctccatcaactatAAGTTTGCTAGTTTCAGTCTTCTACACCGTGGTTCCACCTACCATGAATCCCCTCATTTACAGCCTGAGGAATAAGGATGTGAAGATGGCGCTAAGGAGACTGGGAGTGAGTACGTGTTGTTCTTCAGGTTAG